One genomic segment of Pseudorasbora parva isolate DD20220531a chromosome 6, ASM2467924v1, whole genome shotgun sequence includes these proteins:
- the LOC137079145 gene encoding uncharacterized protein C1orf87 homolog, whose amino-acid sequence MFRACKPNGATPVVQWGKSGLTVESLGLVSTSEVWLFGRKSSMKATSDQTSPDSRWVSQVLPWCMTFDLELTLLAESGCSSPSCIPPTQLFHPTDHPEISNSSEDRNSPPLKDTDGDLSRKPASHDLEPLGPESLLDALRQVPDRRCVTAPCGDRSRSYIHLKSTTNLSSSKQLQIPHITGEETEEPDKSGPECFLFSSVSEELKDWEPQTFQSIEEEVTSLDPSQSGTLHQLELTYLFLRLKIPLKLSTLACVFKSFRNTSDPEQVNYKDLLQFILRAVPEDKQPSVETEIWDASVASTDLESVISVCADKRETWLQRFQKMEMALQMCDTKNTGYVDRDQAKRLILNYSLIFDLNLSPLKVNEITRNTQREGRVHLASALRQLKEL is encoded by the exons TTGAGTCCCTTGGCCTTGTGTCCACGTCGGAGGTGTGGCTTTTTGGCCGCAAGTCTTCCATGAAGGCCACTTCTGACCAGACTTCTCCAGACAGTAGATGGGTGTCCCAAG TCTTGCCATGGTGTATGACCTTTGACCTGGAGCTCACCTTGTTAGCGGAGTCTGGCTGTTCCTCACCCAGTTGTATTCCTCCTACACAGCTGTTTCA TCCCACAGATCACCCAGAGATAAGCAACAGCTCAGAGGACAGGAACAGTCCTCCTCTTAAAGACACAGATGGAGATTTGAGCAGAAAACCAGCGTCTCACGATCTGGAGCCTCTGGGACCAGAAAGCCTGTTAGATGCCCTCAGACAG GTCCCAGACAGACGGTGTGTGACGGCACCATGTGGAGATCGCTCGCGCTCCTACATACATCTGAAGTCCACAACCAACCTGAGTTCTTCAAAACAGCTTCAAATCCCTCATATTACAGGAGAAGAG ACAGAGGAGCCAGATAAATCAGGCCCAGAGTGCTTCCTCTTCTCATCTGTCTCAGAGGAACTGAAGGATTGGGAACCACAAACATTCCAGAGCATTGAGGAGGAAGTGACATCACTCGACCCGTCCCAGTCAGGAACCCTCCATCAGTTAGAACTTACATACCTCTTCCTCAGACTGAAGATCCCTCTGAAGCTCAGCACACTGGCCTGTGTGTTCAAATCCTTCAGGAACACCAGTGACCCGGAGCAG GTGAACTATAAAGACCTGCTGCAGTTCATACTGAGAGCTGTGCCAGAGGACAAACAGCCGAGTGTGGAG ACAGAGATCTGGGATGCATCAGTGGCCAGCACTGACCTGGAATCAGTGATCAGTGTGTGCGCAGACAAAAGAGAAACGTGGCTTCAGAGGTTCCAGAAGATGGAGATGGCCTTACAAATGTGTGACACCAAAAATACAG GTTATGTGGACAGAGATCAAGCCAAACGCCTGATCCTGAACTACAGCCTCATCTTTGATCTGAATCTGAGTCCTCTGAAGGTCAACGAGATCACGCGTAACACTCAGCGAGAGGGCAGAGTTCACCTCGCCTCGGCTCTGCGGCAGCTGAAGGAACTGTAA